The proteins below come from a single Candidatus Edwardsbacteria bacterium genomic window:
- a CDS encoding lamin tail domain-containing protein — MKKTLLALVLLLAAVSVNAQVVINEVQYDPIGGGTDTKTEWIELYNPTGDDIDLSGWIMCDNTDSIGETFPSTVLAAGEYLVLAALVDSFHLNYPAVPAIQWPDSSFGAGLANGADMLIILNAADSVIDQMNWGTPTLTWASWIRFGGWNPGCIDAAAGHSIGRSPNGVDTDLAVDWADMVVPTPGATNGGAVVYTPHTIYDIQNGGALTDSAVSVVGIVTSKNYVDFDGFMLAEASGPWHGIVVYSNANVVVGDSVIITGTVTEYNGLTELSASQVTVRGTGTVPAITNVSLADVKTGSPTAESYEGTLVRVPKALACDTTWMSPTYGEWAVCIGPDTLRIDNSSTTNGIYYAKPNFGVDSVTVTGVMTYSFSHFKLLPRDSADVINHGPTGVAGQPPIAKPVFSLMPCSPNPAGREARFSFSLANQGRVDLSVFNVLGQKVATVYSGQLSPGLHSLAWNLKGQNGQQLPNGVYFYNLSDGSRSSTRRMLILK; from the coding sequence ATGAAAAAAACATTGTTAGCTTTGGTTCTTTTGCTGGCGGCGGTCTCGGTCAATGCCCAGGTGGTGATCAACGAGGTGCAGTATGATCCGATCGGTGGCGGCACCGACACCAAGACCGAATGGATAGAGCTTTATAACCCAACCGGAGACGACATCGATCTCAGCGGGTGGATCATGTGCGACAATACCGACAGCATCGGTGAAACTTTTCCCAGCACCGTCCTGGCGGCCGGCGAATACCTGGTCCTGGCTGCCCTGGTCGACAGCTTCCACCTGAACTACCCGGCGGTCCCTGCCATACAGTGGCCGGATAGCAGCTTCGGCGCGGGGCTGGCCAACGGCGCCGACATGCTGATCATATTGAATGCCGCCGACAGTGTGATCGACCAGATGAACTGGGGAACACCCACCCTTACCTGGGCCAGTTGGATCAGGTTCGGCGGCTGGAATCCCGGGTGCATAGATGCGGCAGCCGGCCACTCCATCGGACGGAGTCCCAACGGGGTTGATACCGACCTGGCGGTCGATTGGGCCGACATGGTGGTGCCCACCCCGGGGGCCACCAACGGCGGGGCGGTGGTCTACACCCCGCATACCATCTATGATATTCAGAACGGCGGGGCCCTGACCGATTCGGCAGTCAGCGTAGTGGGCATCGTCACTTCCAAGAACTATGTTGATTTCGACGGATTCATGCTGGCCGAAGCCTCCGGACCCTGGCACGGCATAGTGGTCTATTCCAACGCCAACGTGGTGGTTGGTGATTCCGTCATCATCACCGGCACGGTCACCGAATACAACGGGCTGACGGAACTTTCCGCTTCCCAGGTGACGGTCCGCGGCACCGGAACCGTCCCGGCAATTACCAACGTATCGCTGGCCGACGTCAAGACGGGTTCGCCCACGGCGGAATCCTATGAAGGGACGCTGGTGCGCGTCCCCAAAGCTCTGGCCTGCGACACCACCTGGATGAGCCCCACCTACGGCGAGTGGGCCGTCTGCATAGGCCCCGACACCCTGCGGATAGACAACTCCAGCACTACCAACGGTATCTACTATGCCAAGCCCAATTTCGGGGTGGACAGCGTCACCGTCACCGGGGTGATGACCTACAGTTTCAGCCATTTCAAGCTGCTGCCCAGGGATTCGGCTGATGTCATCAACCATGGTCCGACCGGGGTTGCCGGCCAGCCGCCGATTGCCAAGCCGGTCTTCAGCCTGATGCCATGCTCACCCAACCCGGCCGGCCGCGAGGCCCGGTTCTCCTTCAGCCTGGCCAATCAGGGCAGGGTCGACCTGTCGGTGTTCAACGTGCTGGGGCAGAAGGTGGCCACCGTCTACAGCGGACAGCTGTCGCCCGGGCTGCACAGCCTGGCCTGGAACCTGAAGGGGCAGAACGGCCAGCAGCTTCCCAACGGGGTCTATTTCTATAATTTGAGCGACGGCAGCCGCAGCTCCACCCGCAGAATGCTCATTCTAAAATAA
- a CDS encoding ATP-binding protein: MRNIIKNILNRIKPVKIKNRVQYMDHKTTILIMRWLIVLLVILLAGFSEGGLNFGSKNYLLAIFFFVSNLILTFVPARLFEKQWLNYVIFLSDICFVSASVYFAEGINTDFYLIYFLSIFMSSVGQNVKGTIPVAFVASLFYGWLVYHNSGPEVFSTPSFWIRLPFFFLVALFSSYWASQAAGERKQKEEEERINQRLKREIELATDEIVKTNQSLKYYKEYSENIMASINSGVIVVDVDGAVTTFNRGASEIFHLTSAAVTGKKLDEFPRFKTICDLLQRTMETGKSVHRNEMIITTFSDQQITIGISTSLLHSQTARTNGAIAIFGDLTRTKSLEERVKHSEKLAILGEMAAVMAHEIRNPLNSIAGFSQLLQSRVGEDDKNRKYVDIIVNEAFRVDTLISDILDFAHQKKTIWSEVNLASLIDKVMDAKKTKAAEKNIQLVKNIAGTLPAIQGDAVRLERVILNLTNNAIEAINNGGRIELAAAEKNNSDGPGVELTVSDDGCGIPPENLGAIFKPFFTTKQAGTGLGMAIIQKIIEEHQGTINVESGIGRGTKFTIFLPLNKQLDTAPEISKESKIDINHTKERA, from the coding sequence ATGAGAAACATAATCAAAAATATTTTAAACCGGATAAAACCGGTCAAGATCAAGAACCGGGTCCAGTACATGGACCACAAGACCACCATCCTGATAATGCGCTGGCTGATAGTGCTGCTGGTGATCCTGCTGGCCGGATTCAGCGAGGGAGGCTTGAACTTCGGCAGCAAGAATTACCTGCTGGCCATATTCTTCTTCGTTTCGAACCTGATCCTGACCTTCGTCCCGGCCCGGCTGTTCGAGAAGCAGTGGCTCAACTACGTGATATTCCTCTCCGACATCTGCTTCGTCTCGGCCTCGGTCTACTTTGCCGAGGGCATCAACACCGATTTCTATCTGATCTATTTCCTCAGCATCTTCATGTCCAGCGTGGGACAGAACGTCAAGGGCACCATCCCGGTGGCTTTTGTGGCCTCCCTCTTTTACGGCTGGTTGGTGTATCACAACTCCGGACCGGAGGTGTTCTCCACCCCGTCGTTCTGGATCCGACTGCCGTTCTTCTTTCTGGTGGCCCTGTTCAGCAGTTACTGGGCCAGCCAGGCGGCGGGGGAGCGCAAGCAAAAGGAGGAGGAGGAGAGGATCAATCAACGCCTGAAGAGGGAGATAGAGCTGGCCACCGATGAGATCGTCAAGACCAACCAGAGCCTGAAATATTACAAGGAATACAGCGAAAACATCATGGCCAGCATCAACAGCGGGGTGATAGTGGTGGATGTGGACGGCGCAGTCACCACCTTCAACCGGGGGGCCAGCGAAATATTCCACCTGACATCGGCCGCGGTGACCGGGAAGAAACTTGATGAATTCCCCCGCTTCAAGACCATCTGCGATCTGCTGCAGAGGACCATGGAGACCGGGAAAAGCGTCCACCGCAATGAAATGATCATCACCACCTTCAGCGACCAGCAGATCACCATCGGGATCTCCACCTCGCTGCTGCACAGCCAGACCGCCAGGACCAACGGGGCCATCGCCATCTTCGGCGACCTGACCAGGACCAAGTCGCTGGAGGAGAGGGTCAAGCACTCCGAGAAGCTGGCCATCCTGGGGGAGATGGCGGCGGTGATGGCCCACGAGATAAGAAATCCATTGAACTCCATTGCCGGTTTCTCCCAGCTGCTGCAGTCCCGGGTGGGGGAGGACGACAAGAACCGCAAGTATGTGGACATCATAGTAAACGAGGCCTTCCGGGTGGACACCCTGATCTCGGACATCCTGGACTTCGCCCACCAGAAGAAGACCATCTGGTCCGAGGTGAATCTGGCTTCGCTGATAGATAAAGTGATGGACGCCAAAAAGACCAAGGCGGCGGAAAAGAACATCCAGCTGGTCAAAAATATCGCCGGGACCCTGCCGGCCATACAGGGCGATGCGGTCAGGCTGGAAAGGGTGATCCTCAATCTGACCAATAACGCCATCGAGGCCATCAATAACGGCGGCCGGATCGAGCTAGCGGCGGCCGAAAAGAACAACTCTGACGGCCCGGGGGTCGAACTGACCGTATCCGACGACGGTTGCGGCATACCGCCGGAGAATCTGGGCGCCATATTCAAGCCGTTCTTCACCACCAAGCAGGCCGGCACCGGTTTGGGCATGGCCATCATCCAAAAAATCATAGAAGAGCATCAGGGTACCATAAACGTCGAAAGCGGGATAGGCCGGGGAACAAAGTTCACCATCTTTCTGCCGCTGAACAAGCAGTTGGATACAGCCCCAGAAATATCGAAGGAATCAAAAATTGATATTAATCATACAAAGGAGAGAGCATGA
- a CDS encoding sugar ABC transporter permease has product MTKALKKISRLSPWLFLLPTLVIVATFRMAPMLYALWMSLFDWGLAGARKFLGLGNYIYLFSDSRFGQSLLNTLFYVLGVVPASLFIALFIAVLINQKIKATALYRTALFLPVITSTVAISLVWKWIFNPRLGLANQVLSFIGINPSLWLEEPAGIMNLLLGPLGVNLPGVLAGPSLALVAIIIMSIWHSLGYNIIIFLAGLQSIPEHYYEAASLDGAGKWASFRHVTWPMLSPTTFYVLLMSTITSFQVFIQIYAMQGPVGGNPLGTTRTLVYYLYEKGFSDWQMGYANAVAFVLFLIILALTIIQRKVLESKVHYQ; this is encoded by the coding sequence ATGACCAAAGCGCTTAAAAAAATATCCCGTCTCTCCCCCTGGCTGTTCCTGCTGCCGACCCTGGTGATCGTCGCGACATTCCGGATGGCGCCCATGCTGTACGCCCTGTGGATGAGCCTGTTCGACTGGGGTTTGGCCGGGGCCAGGAAATTTCTGGGGCTGGGGAATTATATCTATCTGTTCAGCGACAGCCGGTTCGGCCAGAGCCTTTTGAACACCCTGTTCTACGTGCTGGGGGTGGTGCCGGCCAGCCTGTTCATAGCCCTTTTCATTGCCGTCCTGATAAACCAGAAAATAAAAGCCACCGCCCTGTACCGGACGGCCCTGTTCCTGCCGGTGATAACCTCCACCGTGGCCATCTCCCTGGTCTGGAAATGGATCTTCAACCCCAGATTGGGCCTGGCCAACCAGGTGTTATCCTTCATAGGGATAAACCCTTCGCTGTGGCTGGAGGAGCCGGCCGGAATAATGAACCTCCTGCTGGGGCCTTTGGGGGTCAACCTGCCGGGGGTCCTGGCCGGACCCAGCCTGGCCCTGGTCGCCATCATAATAATGAGCATCTGGCATTCCCTGGGATACAACATCATCATCTTCCTGGCCGGGTTGCAGTCCATTCCCGAACATTACTACGAGGCGGCCTCGCTGGACGGGGCGGGGAAGTGGGCCTCGTTCCGGCACGTAACCTGGCCCATGCTCTCTCCCACCACCTTTTACGTGCTGCTGATGAGCACCATCACCTCTTTCCAGGTCTTCATCCAGATATACGCCATGCAGGGGCCGGTGGGGGGGAATCCGCTGGGCACCACCCGCACCCTGGTCTATTACCTCTATGAAAAGGGCTTCTCCGATTGGCAGATGGGCTACGCCAACGCGGTGGCCTTCGTACTTTTCCTGATCATCCTGGCCCTGACCATCATCCAGCGGAAAGTGCTGGAATCGAAAGTGCATTACCAATGA
- a CDS encoding tetratricopeptide repeat protein, whose protein sequence is MIDPKHPLDHARVVHIMLNRGQVLSLVGQNEGALADFKRGLLISGVIRDKKSQADCHLQSSDIYGSVNRYADMLDSAEKSLLLYQTVNDEKGRSESLTNIGHVHNSLGDYSRALEFYERSLNIQKINDDRTGQANSLNNIGTIYNKLGDYARALECHASSLKIREETGDLKGQANSLNNIGSVHYSCGDYARALEHHPRSLSIREVIGDRKGQALSLNNVGTIYDKLGNYPQALEHYGKAMKIQEEVGDREGQARSLNNIGAVHSILGNYPRSLDCHGQALEIRREIGDRQGYAVSLNNFGTVQYKLGAYVPALEYYDRSLQIREEIKDRRGQAIILNNIGRVCLEQGRFAEAREHLTRSEELSREIKVRDISRRVCLSLAELEISEGSAPDKAADLAETALQLAGELNSQDGKAEALLLQARIEKNDDKFIEATAIFDGLSQPAETGRACFYQGLVMEKLDKVKEARNIFQRLGLKNWVERIDRLKTIR, encoded by the coding sequence ATGATCGATCCCAAACATCCTTTGGATCATGCCCGTGTGGTTCACATCATGCTGAACCGCGGCCAGGTTTTGTCCCTGGTGGGCCAGAATGAGGGGGCGCTGGCCGACTTTAAGAGGGGCTTGCTGATATCCGGTGTGATCCGGGACAAGAAATCCCAGGCGGACTGCCACCTGCAGTCAAGCGATATCTATGGTTCGGTAAACAGGTATGCCGATATGCTGGACTCGGCGGAGAAATCCCTTTTGTTATACCAAACGGTCAACGATGAAAAGGGCCGGTCGGAAAGCCTTACCAATATCGGCCATGTGCACAATAGCCTGGGGGATTATTCCCGGGCCCTGGAATTTTATGAAAGATCCCTGAACATCCAGAAAATAAATGATGACCGGACCGGACAGGCCAACAGCCTGAACAACATCGGCACCATCTACAACAAGCTGGGCGATTATGCCCGGGCCCTGGAATGCCACGCCAGTTCATTGAAGATACGGGAGGAGACCGGCGATCTTAAAGGACAGGCCAACAGCCTGAACAACATCGGTTCGGTGCATTATAGTTGCGGGGATTATGCCCGGGCCCTGGAACATCATCCCAGATCATTAAGCATACGGGAGGTGATCGGCGACCGGAAGGGGCAGGCCCTGAGCTTGAACAATGTCGGCACCATCTACGACAAACTGGGCAATTACCCGCAGGCCCTGGAGCATTACGGCAAAGCGATGAAGATCCAGGAGGAGGTGGGCGACCGGGAGGGCCAGGCCCGCAGCCTGAACAACATCGGCGCGGTGCATTCCATCCTGGGCAATTACCCCCGGTCCCTGGATTGTCACGGCCAGGCCCTGGAAATACGCCGGGAGATCGGGGACCGTCAGGGGTATGCCGTCAGCCTTAACAACTTCGGCACGGTGCAGTACAAACTTGGCGCTTATGTTCCGGCCCTGGAATATTATGACCGATCACTCCAGATCCGGGAGGAGATAAAGGACCGGCGGGGGCAGGCCATAATTCTCAACAATATCGGCCGGGTTTGCCTGGAACAAGGACGATTTGCGGAGGCCCGGGAGCATCTGACCCGGAGCGAAGAGCTGTCTCGGGAGATAAAGGTGAGGGATATCTCGCGAAGGGTCTGCCTTTCATTGGCCGAGCTGGAGATCTCGGAGGGATCGGCTCCCGACAAGGCCGCTGATCTTGCCGAAACCGCACTGCAACTGGCCGGGGAATTGAATTCCCAGGACGGCAAAGCCGAGGCGCTTCTTTTGCAGGCCAGAATAGAAAAGAATGACGATAAATTCATCGAGGCCACGGCAATATTCGACGGGCTGAGCCAGCCGGCGGAAACGGGCCGGGCCTGTTTTTATCAGGGACTGGTCATGGAAAAGCTCGACAAGGTGAAGGAAGCCCGGAATATTTTCCAGCGGTTGGGCCTAAAGAACTGGGTGGAGAGGATCGATCGTTTGAAGACCATCCGCTGA
- a CDS encoding response regulator: MKKILVADDEANIRLLLEEVLGEEGYQVTTAATGREALRRILKEQFDLLIFDIKMPEMNGLEVVEKIRELKKTTPVIICSAYKHLQDDYVVGTSDIAAYITKPVNLAELREKVKTVLDGGTPSAI; the protein is encoded by the coding sequence ATGAAAAAGATCTTAGTGGCGGACGACGAGGCCAATATCCGGCTGCTGTTGGAGGAGGTGCTGGGCGAGGAGGGCTACCAGGTCACCACCGCGGCCACCGGCCGGGAGGCCCTCCGGAGGATATTAAAAGAACAGTTCGACCTGCTGATATTCGACATCAAAATGCCGGAGATGAACGGCCTGGAGGTGGTGGAGAAGATCCGGGAGCTTAAAAAGACCACTCCGGTCATAATCTGTTCGGCCTACAAGCATCTGCAGGACGATTATGTGGTGGGTACCTCCGATATCGCCGCCTATATCACCAAACCGGTCAACCTGGCCGAGCTGAGGGAGAAGGTCAAAACGGTGCTGGATGGCGGAACCCCGTCGGCAATTTAA
- a CDS encoding response regulator → MDEMKKILVADDDNNVLFLITELLTRQNYQVYQAVNGDQALREAGSLHPDLMVLDIMMPGIDGIEVCRRVKASPDTRDIKVIMLTAKTSGRDIEAGLAAGADHYLTKPFRINELTNKIKELIG, encoded by the coding sequence ATGGATGAGATGAAAAAAATACTGGTGGCCGATGACGACAACAACGTCCTGTTCCTGATCACGGAACTGCTGACCCGTCAGAACTACCAGGTTTATCAGGCCGTCAACGGCGACCAGGCCCTCCGGGAGGCCGGGTCGCTCCACCCCGACCTGATGGTGCTGGATATAATGATGCCGGGGATAGACGGCATAGAGGTCTGCCGCCGGGTCAAAGCCTCCCCGGACACCAGGGATATCAAGGTCATAATGCTGACCGCCAAGACCAGCGGCCGGGACATCGAAGCGGGACTGGCGGCCGGGGCCGACCATTACCTGACCAAGCCCTTCCGGATAAACGAACTGACCAATAAGATAAAAGAGCTTATCGGTTGA